One genomic window of Hirundo rustica isolate bHirRus1 chromosome 13, bHirRus1.pri.v3, whole genome shotgun sequence includes the following:
- the RORA gene encoding nuclear receptor ROR-alpha isoform X6: MRYRKFRAQIEIIPCKICGDKSSGIHYGVITCEGCKGFFRRSQQSNATYSCPRQKNCLIDRTSRNRCQHCRLQKCLAVGMSRDAVKFGRMSKKQRDSLYAEVQKHRMQQQQRDHQQQPGEAEPLTPTYNITTNGLTELHDDLSNYIDGHTPEGSKADSAVSSFYLDIQPSPDQSGLDINGIKPEPICDYTPASGFFPYCSFTNGETSPTVSMAELEHLAQNISKSHMETCQYLREELQQITWQTFLQEEIENYQNKQREVMWQLCAVKITEAIQYVVEFAKRIDGFMELCQNDQIVLLKAGSLEVVFIRMCRAFDSQNNTVYFDGKYASPEVFKSLGCEDFISFVFEFGKSLCSMHLTEDEIALFSAFVLMSADRSWLQEKVKIEKLQQKIQLALQHVLQKNHREDGILTKLICKVSTLRALCGRHTEKLMAFKAIYPDIVRLHFPPLYKELFTSEFEPAMQIDG, from the exons CTCAAATTGAAATTATTCCATGCAAGATCTGTGGAGACAAATCATCAGGAATCCATTATGGTGTCATTACATGTGAAGGCTGCAAG ggctttttcagAAGGAGTCAGCAGAGCAATGCCACGTACTCGTGTCCTCGGCAGAAGAACTGTCTGATCGACCGGACCAGTCGGAACCGCTGCCAGCACTGTCGCTTACAGAAATGCCTTGCTGTGGGGATGTCTCGGGATG CTGTAAAGTTTGGTCGAATGTCAAAAAAGCAGAGGGACAGCCTGTACGCCGAGGTGCAGAAACACcgaatgcagcagcagcagcgggatcaccagcagcagccaggagaggcagAACCGCTCACACCAACATACAATATCACCACCAATGGGTTAACAGAGCTACATGACGACCTCAGTAATTACATTGATGGGCATACCCCTGAAGGTAGCAAAGCAGACTCTGCAGTTAGCAGCTTCTACTTAGACATACAGCCTTCTCCAGATCAGTCGGGTCTTGATATTAATGGAATCAAACCAGAACCAATATGTGACTACACACCAGCATCGGGCTTCTTCCCTTATTGTTCTTTTACAAATGGGGAGACCTCTCCAACTGTGTCCATGGCAGAATTAG AACATCTTGCACAGAATATTTCCAAGTCACACATGGAAACTTGCCAGTACTTGAGAGAGGAGTTACAGCAGATAACATGGCAAACTTTTCTGCAGGAGGAAATTGAGAACTATCAGAACAAG CAAAGGGAGGTAATGTGGCAGTTATGCGCAGTCAAAATAACAGAAGCTATACAGTATGTAGTGGAATTTGCCAAACGCATTGATGGCTTTATGGAACTGTGTCAAAATGATCAaattgtgcttttaaaagcag GGTCTTTAGAGGTTGTGTTCATCAGAATGTGCCGTGCCTTTGACTCCCAGAACAACACAGTCTACTTTGATGGCAAGTATGCTAGCCCAGAGGTTTTCAAGTCCTTAG GTTGTGAAGACTTCATTAGCTTTGTGTTTGAATTTGGAAAAAGTTTATGTTCTATGCACCTGACAGAAGATGAGAtagctttgttttctgcatttgttttaatgtcaGCAG ATCGCTCATGGCTTCAGGAGAAAGTAAAAATTGAAAAACTCCAACAGAAGATCCAGCTAGCACTTCAGCACGTCCTACAGAAGAACCACCGAGAAGATGGAATTCTAACAAAG TTAATATGCAAAGTGTCTACTTTAAGAGCACTGTGTGGACGACATACAGAAAAGCTTATGGCATTTAAAGCAATATACCCAGACATTGTGCGACTTCATTTTCCTCCACTTTACAAGGAGTTGTTCACTTCAGAGTTTGAGCCAGCAATGCAAATTGATGGGTAA
- the RORA gene encoding nuclear receptor ROR-alpha isoform X4 encodes MRRDNGTQRKIPSSILSSCAGISVTKKTHTSQIEIIPCKICGDKSSGIHYGVITCEGCKGFFRRSQQSNATYSCPRQKNCLIDRTSRNRCQHCRLQKCLAVGMSRDAVKFGRMSKKQRDSLYAEVQKHRMQQQQRDHQQQPGEAEPLTPTYNITTNGLTELHDDLSNYIDGHTPEGSKADSAVSSFYLDIQPSPDQSGLDINGIKPEPICDYTPASGFFPYCSFTNGETSPTVSMAELEHLAQNISKSHMETCQYLREELQQITWQTFLQEEIENYQNKQREVMWQLCAVKITEAIQYVVEFAKRIDGFMELCQNDQIVLLKAGSLEVVFIRMCRAFDSQNNTVYFDGKYASPEVFKSLGCEDFISFVFEFGKSLCSMHLTEDEIALFSAFVLMSADRSWLQEKVKIEKLQQKIQLALQHVLQKNHREDGILTKLICKVSTLRALCGRHTEKLMAFKAIYPDIVRLHFPPLYKELFTSEFEPAMQIDG; translated from the exons CTCAAATTGAAATTATTCCATGCAAGATCTGTGGAGACAAATCATCAGGAATCCATTATGGTGTCATTACATGTGAAGGCTGCAAG ggctttttcagAAGGAGTCAGCAGAGCAATGCCACGTACTCGTGTCCTCGGCAGAAGAACTGTCTGATCGACCGGACCAGTCGGAACCGCTGCCAGCACTGTCGCTTACAGAAATGCCTTGCTGTGGGGATGTCTCGGGATG CTGTAAAGTTTGGTCGAATGTCAAAAAAGCAGAGGGACAGCCTGTACGCCGAGGTGCAGAAACACcgaatgcagcagcagcagcgggatcaccagcagcagccaggagaggcagAACCGCTCACACCAACATACAATATCACCACCAATGGGTTAACAGAGCTACATGACGACCTCAGTAATTACATTGATGGGCATACCCCTGAAGGTAGCAAAGCAGACTCTGCAGTTAGCAGCTTCTACTTAGACATACAGCCTTCTCCAGATCAGTCGGGTCTTGATATTAATGGAATCAAACCAGAACCAATATGTGACTACACACCAGCATCGGGCTTCTTCCCTTATTGTTCTTTTACAAATGGGGAGACCTCTCCAACTGTGTCCATGGCAGAATTAG AACATCTTGCACAGAATATTTCCAAGTCACACATGGAAACTTGCCAGTACTTGAGAGAGGAGTTACAGCAGATAACATGGCAAACTTTTCTGCAGGAGGAAATTGAGAACTATCAGAACAAG CAAAGGGAGGTAATGTGGCAGTTATGCGCAGTCAAAATAACAGAAGCTATACAGTATGTAGTGGAATTTGCCAAACGCATTGATGGCTTTATGGAACTGTGTCAAAATGATCAaattgtgcttttaaaagcag GGTCTTTAGAGGTTGTGTTCATCAGAATGTGCCGTGCCTTTGACTCCCAGAACAACACAGTCTACTTTGATGGCAAGTATGCTAGCCCAGAGGTTTTCAAGTCCTTAG GTTGTGAAGACTTCATTAGCTTTGTGTTTGAATTTGGAAAAAGTTTATGTTCTATGCACCTGACAGAAGATGAGAtagctttgttttctgcatttgttttaatgtcaGCAG ATCGCTCATGGCTTCAGGAGAAAGTAAAAATTGAAAAACTCCAACAGAAGATCCAGCTAGCACTTCAGCACGTCCTACAGAAGAACCACCGAGAAGATGGAATTCTAACAAAG TTAATATGCAAAGTGTCTACTTTAAGAGCACTGTGTGGACGACATACAGAAAAGCTTATGGCATTTAAAGCAATATACCCAGACATTGTGCGACTTCATTTTCCTCCACTTTACAAGGAGTTGTTCACTTCAGAGTTTGAGCCAGCAATGCAAATTGATGGGTAA
- the RORA gene encoding nuclear receptor ROR-alpha isoform X5 codes for MMCVVLAAMKAQIEIIPCKICGDKSSGIHYGVITCEGCKGFFRRSQQSNATYSCPRQKNCLIDRTSRNRCQHCRLQKCLAVGMSRDAVKFGRMSKKQRDSLYAEVQKHRMQQQQRDHQQQPGEAEPLTPTYNITTNGLTELHDDLSNYIDGHTPEGSKADSAVSSFYLDIQPSPDQSGLDINGIKPEPICDYTPASGFFPYCSFTNGETSPTVSMAELEHLAQNISKSHMETCQYLREELQQITWQTFLQEEIENYQNKQREVMWQLCAVKITEAIQYVVEFAKRIDGFMELCQNDQIVLLKAGSLEVVFIRMCRAFDSQNNTVYFDGKYASPEVFKSLGCEDFISFVFEFGKSLCSMHLTEDEIALFSAFVLMSADRSWLQEKVKIEKLQQKIQLALQHVLQKNHREDGILTKLICKVSTLRALCGRHTEKLMAFKAIYPDIVRLHFPPLYKELFTSEFEPAMQIDG; via the exons CTCAAATTGAAATTATTCCATGCAAGATCTGTGGAGACAAATCATCAGGAATCCATTATGGTGTCATTACATGTGAAGGCTGCAAG ggctttttcagAAGGAGTCAGCAGAGCAATGCCACGTACTCGTGTCCTCGGCAGAAGAACTGTCTGATCGACCGGACCAGTCGGAACCGCTGCCAGCACTGTCGCTTACAGAAATGCCTTGCTGTGGGGATGTCTCGGGATG CTGTAAAGTTTGGTCGAATGTCAAAAAAGCAGAGGGACAGCCTGTACGCCGAGGTGCAGAAACACcgaatgcagcagcagcagcgggatcaccagcagcagccaggagaggcagAACCGCTCACACCAACATACAATATCACCACCAATGGGTTAACAGAGCTACATGACGACCTCAGTAATTACATTGATGGGCATACCCCTGAAGGTAGCAAAGCAGACTCTGCAGTTAGCAGCTTCTACTTAGACATACAGCCTTCTCCAGATCAGTCGGGTCTTGATATTAATGGAATCAAACCAGAACCAATATGTGACTACACACCAGCATCGGGCTTCTTCCCTTATTGTTCTTTTACAAATGGGGAGACCTCTCCAACTGTGTCCATGGCAGAATTAG AACATCTTGCACAGAATATTTCCAAGTCACACATGGAAACTTGCCAGTACTTGAGAGAGGAGTTACAGCAGATAACATGGCAAACTTTTCTGCAGGAGGAAATTGAGAACTATCAGAACAAG CAAAGGGAGGTAATGTGGCAGTTATGCGCAGTCAAAATAACAGAAGCTATACAGTATGTAGTGGAATTTGCCAAACGCATTGATGGCTTTATGGAACTGTGTCAAAATGATCAaattgtgcttttaaaagcag GGTCTTTAGAGGTTGTGTTCATCAGAATGTGCCGTGCCTTTGACTCCCAGAACAACACAGTCTACTTTGATGGCAAGTATGCTAGCCCAGAGGTTTTCAAGTCCTTAG GTTGTGAAGACTTCATTAGCTTTGTGTTTGAATTTGGAAAAAGTTTATGTTCTATGCACCTGACAGAAGATGAGAtagctttgttttctgcatttgttttaatgtcaGCAG ATCGCTCATGGCTTCAGGAGAAAGTAAAAATTGAAAAACTCCAACAGAAGATCCAGCTAGCACTTCAGCACGTCCTACAGAAGAACCACCGAGAAGATGGAATTCTAACAAAG TTAATATGCAAAGTGTCTACTTTAAGAGCACTGTGTGGACGACATACAGAAAAGCTTATGGCATTTAAAGCAATATACCCAGACATTGTGCGACTTCATTTTCCTCCACTTTACAAGGAGTTGTTCACTTCAGAGTTTGAGCCAGCAATGCAAATTGATGGGTAA